In Proteus vulgaris, one DNA window encodes the following:
- the tssC gene encoding type VI secretion system contractile sheath large subunit, which produces MSLVNDAQQEQVAISGGSLLDEIMAQSRMSPETEAYDIAKQGVAAFISNIFANPSEEESINKLLIDKMLVELDSQLSAQVDQILHAPKFQEIESSWRSLKLLVDRTDFRENIKINILHATKEELLEDFEFSPEIVQSGFYQHVYSSGYGQFGGEPVATVIGNYAFNNTTPDLKLMQYVSAVGAMAHAPFISSVSPNFLGINSYAELPAIKDLKSVFEGPAHTKWRSLRESEDARYLGLTAPRFLVRLPYSPTENPIKLFNYSEDVKQDHEHYLWGNTAFLLASCINDSFAKYRWCPNIIGPQSGGTVGDLPVHNFEAMGELQTKIPTEVLVTDRREFELAEEGFITLTMRKGSDNAAFFSANSVQKPKNYPNTREGKLAETNYKLGTQLPYMFIINRLAHYIKVLQREQIGSWKERQDLERELNIWLKQYIADQENPPADVRSRRPLRSAQIQVLDVDGDPGWYQVAIQVRPHFKYMGANFELSLVGRLDKE; this is translated from the coding sequence ATGTCTTTAGTTAATGACGCTCAACAAGAACAAGTGGCAATATCTGGCGGTTCTTTACTTGACGAAATTATGGCGCAATCAAGAATGTCGCCAGAAACGGAAGCCTATGATATTGCTAAACAAGGCGTTGCTGCTTTTATTAGTAATATTTTTGCTAATCCGTCAGAAGAAGAGTCTATTAATAAGCTTTTAATTGATAAAATGCTCGTTGAGCTGGACTCTCAATTAAGTGCCCAAGTTGACCAAATTTTACATGCACCAAAATTTCAAGAAATTGAGTCATCATGGCGTTCATTAAAATTACTCGTTGATCGTACTGACTTCCGTGAAAACATTAAAATCAATATTTTACATGCAACGAAAGAAGAACTATTAGAAGATTTTGAATTCTCACCAGAAATTGTTCAATCCGGTTTTTATCAACATGTTTACTCTTCTGGCTATGGCCAATTTGGTGGTGAACCTGTCGCGACAGTCATTGGTAACTATGCATTTAATAACACCACACCTGACTTAAAATTAATGCAATATGTTAGTGCAGTGGGTGCGATGGCTCATGCTCCCTTTATTTCATCCGTTTCACCTAATTTCTTAGGTATTAATAGCTATGCTGAACTGCCTGCTATTAAAGATCTTAAATCTGTTTTTGAAGGCCCTGCTCATACGAAATGGCGTTCATTACGCGAGTCTGAAGATGCTCGTTATTTAGGTTTAACAGCACCTCGTTTTTTAGTGCGCTTACCTTATTCGCCGACAGAGAATCCCATTAAATTATTTAATTACTCTGAAGATGTGAAGCAAGATCATGAGCATTATTTATGGGGTAATACTGCATTCTTATTAGCAAGTTGCATTAATGATAGTTTTGCCAAATATCGCTGGTGCCCAAATATTATTGGCCCTCAAAGTGGCGGTACTGTTGGTGATTTGCCTGTGCATAATTTTGAAGCAATGGGTGAATTACAAACTAAAATTCCAACAGAAGTTTTAGTTACTGACAGACGCGAATTTGAATTAGCCGAAGAAGGTTTTATCACTTTAACAATGCGTAAAGGTAGTGATAATGCTGCATTTTTCTCTGCAAACTCGGTACAAAAACCGAAAAACTACCCTAATACGCGTGAAGGAAAATTAGCGGAAACTAACTATAAGTTAGGAACTCAGCTTCCTTACATGTTTATTATCAATCGATTAGCACACTATATTAAAGTACTACAACGTGAACAAATTGGCTCATGGAAAGAGCGTCAAGATCTTGAGCGAGAGCTTAATATCTGGCTAAAACAATATATTGCAGATCAGGAAAATCCACCAGCAGACGTTCGTAGTAGACGCCCTCTTCGCTCAGCACAAATCCAAGTTTTGGATGTTGATGGTGATCCGGGTTGGTATCAAGTGGCTATTCAAGTTCGCCCTCATTTTAAATATATGGGTGCAAACTTTGAATTATCTCTTGTTGGTCGCTTAGATAAGGAATAA
- the tssE gene encoding type VI secretion system baseplate subunit TssE codes for MTALYNLEDNPTSSLFERIQGKSVGSSQRAKIQALLMSIKQNLNQVLNSRPLGCQSTPALGVPDLNDATLTGVDFKVHLSNIIADCITTYEPRITNVTVHFIENEAEPLSLQFSITAFILLENQKQLIEFNVQLDSNRRYQLTQF; via the coding sequence ATGACAGCTCTGTATAACTTGGAAGATAATCCCACTTCCAGTTTATTTGAGCGCATACAAGGGAAGAGCGTAGGCTCTTCCCAACGCGCAAAAATCCAAGCGTTACTCATGTCAATTAAGCAAAATTTGAATCAGGTTTTAAATAGTAGACCTTTGGGTTGCCAAAGTACTCCCGCTTTAGGAGTTCCTGATTTAAATGATGCGACATTAACAGGAGTCGATTTCAAGGTTCATTTATCCAATATTATTGCAGATTGCATTACCACTTATGAACCAAGAATAACTAATGTCACTGTTCATTTTATAGAAAATGAAGCAGAACCATTGTCACTGCAATTTAGTATTACTGCTTTTATTTTATTAGAAAATCAAAAGCAACTTATTGAATTTAACGTGCAATTAGACAGTAACCGTAGATACCAATTGACGCAATTTTAA
- the tssF gene encoding type VI secretion system baseplate subunit TssF → MYSNHYFDNELSYLDKLELYVATEKPQLINQISEKVRDPDAARLLDGIAYLSGNLREQIDRQFPELTNSLVNMLWPAYARPFPSMTVMEYRTEPSQEYAIKITKGQPFISHPLYVQNDLAQNDDDNWHQCQFTQCRNLWVLPIQITHITQNKDTLDIHFSLNQLQSLAAVGLEKLCIYLNGFSYTTTQLFYLLNSKIKKAKITTVKHQITLEHFSVEPIGFHAEDSLLPYPKNSYEGYRLLQEYFCFPEAFLSLAIKGLDNLPSALKSDAFTLSIQFEYDIPEAMLITEENIKINCVPAVNLFKSESEAINLTGKETEYVLNKSHKKQDCYDIFSINTIQGWRYIPNQKSYITRYTAFESFHHQNNQENPERTGYYRLKIAHHKSNYGYQHTLSFVRNNEENLLDCEESISVSMNCTNRTLASSLSSHSIRFDEHTAISGILSTSNIIKPTKALYPLLGNTLYWSELTNLSINYQSLLSLTALKQILQLYDFKATFYQQSARQSQKCLDAITDLKTESIEYLYKGLPVRGVKTTLSIHQNAFISEGAMYLFCSVLAQFFTLYTSVNMFHELEVINLDNKEIYLWPAKINQQILK, encoded by the coding sequence ATGTATTCAAATCACTATTTTGATAATGAATTAAGCTATCTCGATAAGCTTGAACTATATGTTGCAACTGAAAAACCACAACTTATTAATCAAATATCTGAAAAAGTGCGTGATCCTGATGCAGCACGCCTTTTAGATGGTATTGCTTATTTATCAGGCAATTTGCGAGAACAAATAGATAGACAATTTCCTGAACTAACAAACAGTTTAGTGAATATGTTATGGCCTGCTTACGCTCGCCCATTTCCTAGTATGACGGTTATGGAATATCGCACAGAGCCATCTCAAGAATACGCTATTAAAATAACCAAAGGGCAACCGTTTATAAGCCACCCATTATATGTTCAAAATGACTTGGCTCAAAATGATGATGATAATTGGCATCAATGCCAATTTACACAATGTCGCAATTTATGGGTTCTACCAATACAAATAACGCATATTACTCAAAATAAAGATACGCTGGATATTCATTTTTCTCTAAACCAATTACAGTCGCTAGCAGCAGTTGGCTTAGAGAAACTGTGTATTTACCTTAATGGGTTCTCTTATACAACGACCCAATTATTTTATTTATTAAATAGCAAAATCAAAAAAGCAAAAATAACCACAGTTAAACATCAAATTACATTAGAACATTTTTCTGTTGAGCCTATTGGCTTTCATGCTGAAGACTCCCTTTTGCCTTATCCTAAAAATAGCTATGAAGGATATCGCTTATTACAAGAGTATTTTTGTTTTCCTGAAGCATTTTTGTCTCTAGCTATAAAAGGATTAGACAATCTCCCTTCAGCCCTAAAATCAGATGCTTTTACATTATCAATTCAATTTGAATATGATATTCCAGAAGCAATGCTTATCACTGAAGAAAACATCAAAATTAATTGCGTACCTGCCGTTAACCTATTTAAATCTGAGAGTGAGGCGATTAATTTAACGGGAAAAGAAACGGAATATGTTCTGAATAAAAGCCATAAAAAACAAGATTGCTATGATATTTTTTCAATAAATACCATTCAAGGTTGGCGCTATATTCCTAATCAGAAGTCCTATATTACTCGTTACACTGCTTTTGAAAGCTTTCATCATCAAAATAATCAAGAGAACCCAGAAAGAACGGGCTATTATCGCTTAAAAATCGCACACCATAAATCTAATTATGGTTATCAACATACCTTGTCTTTTGTACGAAATAATGAAGAAAATTTACTCGACTGTGAAGAGAGTATTTCTGTCTCAATGAACTGTACTAATCGTACTTTAGCCTCTTCATTGTCGTCCCATTCAATAAGGTTTGATGAGCATACCGCTATTTCTGGCATTTTATCTACCAGTAATATTATTAAACCAACAAAAGCGCTTTATCCTTTATTAGGAAATACGCTGTATTGGTCTGAATTGACTAATTTATCCATTAATTATCAATCTTTATTAAGTTTGACGGCACTTAAACAAATTTTACAGTTATATGATTTTAAAGCGACTTTTTATCAACAATCTGCACGTCAGTCCCAAAAGTGTCTTGATGCAATCACTGATTTAAAAACAGAATCTATCGAATACTTATATAAAGGTTTGCCTGTCCGAGGCGTAAAAACAACATTATCAATACACCAAAATGCGTTTATTTCAGAAGGCGCCATGTATCTATTTTGTTCTGTATTAGCACAATTTTTTACTCTTTATACCAGCGTTAATATGTTTCATGAGTTGGAAGTGATTAATTTAGATAATAAGGAAATTTATCTTTGGCCAGCGAAAATAAATCAGCAAATACTCAAATAA
- the tssG gene encoding type VI secretion system baseplate subunit TssG, whose protein sequence is MASENKSANTQITDIDKIQSWLNKKAGKSVTEYSFYQLVELLNKFHAQKTAFNNESFIQFRSSANTAFPTRDVVSLRQDEQGLFDLEVSFLGLHGSQSPLPGYYLDHFAWEEAQQANQLTDYLNLFNHRLVTLLHRIWRKYRYYICFEDGGHDAFSRYMFSLVGLGSETNRGMMNINHSKMLAYAGLLASPSRSPDVICSLISHCFDLEKVELIGWEIRKVPIPEDQQNRLGIVTRHSGQKSRPKMVLGENFNIGSHIYDCNGKCTIEISELSIERYMSFLPNGKDFLSLITFVSYIMHEQLAWDLRLRIADKQTNGICLGRAQHNQLGWQSFLGKPEANPSMTMTILE, encoded by the coding sequence TTGGCCAGCGAAAATAAATCAGCAAATACTCAAATAACAGATATTGATAAAATACAAAGCTGGCTAAATAAAAAAGCGGGCAAATCTGTTACTGAATACAGTTTTTATCAATTAGTTGAGTTGCTTAATAAATTTCATGCTCAAAAAACAGCATTCAATAATGAAAGCTTTATTCAGTTTAGATCAAGCGCTAATACGGCATTTCCAACTCGAGATGTTGTTTCCTTGCGCCAAGATGAACAAGGTCTGTTTGATTTAGAAGTTTCCTTTTTAGGATTACATGGTAGCCAATCACCATTACCAGGTTATTACCTTGATCATTTCGCATGGGAGGAAGCACAGCAAGCAAATCAATTAACGGATTATCTTAATTTATTTAATCATCGCTTAGTCACATTACTTCATCGTATATGGCGTAAATATCGCTATTACATTTGCTTTGAAGATGGTGGCCATGATGCATTTTCTCGTTATATGTTTTCACTTGTGGGGTTAGGAAGTGAAACCAATCGTGGCATGATGAATATCAACCACAGCAAAATGCTTGCTTATGCCGGATTACTTGCTAGCCCAAGTCGTTCTCCTGATGTTATTTGTAGCTTAATTTCTCACTGTTTTGATTTAGAGAAAGTTGAATTAATCGGATGGGAAATACGCAAAGTACCTATTCCAGAAGATCAACAAAATCGTTTGGGCATTGTTACTCGTCATTCAGGACAGAAATCTCGACCTAAAATGGTTTTAGGTGAGAATTTTAATATTGGCTCTCATATCTATGATTGCAATGGAAAATGCACTATTGAAATCAGTGAATTATCCATTGAACGCTATATGTCGTTTCTTCCCAATGGCAAAGATTTTTTGTCACTCATTACTTTTGTTTCTTACATCATGCACGAGCAACTTGCGTGGGATTTACGCCTACGTATTGCGGACAAACAAACGAATGGAATTTGCCTAGGCAGAGCACAACACAACCAATTAGGTTGGCAAAGCTTTCTAGGAAAACCTGAAGCCAATCCCAGTATGACAATGACTATTTTGGAATAA
- the tagH gene encoding type VI secretion system-associated FHA domain protein TagH produces MDNYLPTISFRLINSELLESGYVPNSQFTQLGGTIGSSQQSHWVIQDTQSSIAATQCAIVWQDKQFCLKTLSEPIYINNALIPIDIGAVCLSQSDQVKIGQLVLSVNINLTQNDKSDLMAMTPQSLIVTDDNPLDPLLQKNTSSAHKAENYMPLAPTVSGAMTHDPLKALERESLELIQSSYSNSHHHSLSSPHSDNQGAFMVQEFMDLPEMTSQDNEINADVDYVAINPLMKGLGVHLNLQNSQQANDFLIELGKTTQSAIKGLLALQQQGNLQDKQLRPIEDNPLRLNNQYDNVMRLMFTDERSPVHLSAPSAVAESLHNVQLHYHANQEAISAALATLLDAFSPEHLLKRFSHYRRSYDNNPNDSAWAWDMYTNYYNELASSRQKGFEKLFYEVYTHAYDRALRKGLDEV; encoded by the coding sequence ATGGATAATTATTTACCCACAATCTCTTTTCGCTTAATCAATAGTGAGCTGCTTGAAAGTGGCTATGTACCGAATAGTCAATTTACTCAACTTGGTGGCACAATTGGTAGTAGTCAACAATCTCACTGGGTAATACAAGATACTCAATCTTCTATTGCAGCCACACAATGCGCTATTGTTTGGCAAGATAAGCAGTTTTGTTTAAAAACGCTTTCAGAACCTATTTATATTAATAATGCTCTGATCCCCATAGATATTGGCGCTGTTTGTTTATCTCAAAGCGATCAAGTCAAGATTGGCCAATTAGTCTTGTCTGTTAATATTAATTTAACGCAAAACGATAAATCGGATCTTATGGCAATGACACCACAATCTTTGATTGTGACTGATGATAATCCGTTAGATCCCTTACTACAAAAAAACACGTCCTCTGCTCATAAAGCAGAAAATTATATGCCTTTAGCCCCAACAGTTTCAGGTGCAATGACGCATGATCCATTAAAAGCCCTTGAAAGAGAAAGCCTTGAGCTTATTCAGTCATCTTATTCTAACTCACACCACCACTCGCTTTCTTCGCCTCATTCAGATAATCAGGGAGCTTTTATGGTTCAGGAATTTATGGATTTACCCGAAATGACATCTCAGGATAATGAGATAAATGCAGACGTTGATTATGTTGCGATTAATCCATTAATGAAGGGGTTAGGTGTACACCTTAACTTGCAAAACTCTCAGCAAGCGAATGATTTTCTCATTGAATTAGGAAAAACAACACAATCAGCAATTAAAGGCTTATTGGCATTACAGCAGCAAGGTAATTTACAAGATAAACAACTGCGGCCAATCGAAGATAATCCTCTTCGTTTAAATAACCAATATGACAATGTAATGCGCTTAATGTTTACGGATGAACGTAGTCCAGTGCATTTATCTGCACCTTCAGCCGTGGCAGAAAGCCTACATAATGTGCAACTACATTATCATGCCAATCAAGAGGCGATTTCAGCTGCATTAGCTACCCTTTTAGATGCATTTTCTCCAGAGCATTTATTAAAACGCTTTTCTCATTATCGCCGTAGTTACGATAACAATCCAAATGATAGTGCTTGGGCTTGGGATATGTATACCAATTATTACAATGAGTTAGCCTCATCCCGCCAAAAAGGTTTTGAGAAGCTGTTTTACGAGGTTTATACCCACGCTTATGACCGAGCCTTAAGAAAAGGGCTTGATGAGGTGTGA
- the tssJ gene encoding type VI secretion system lipoprotein TssJ: MSIKTLMAYLFLIFASTQLSGCSGPIEAISKIGKVMWDPSTPVGAEKEQPSVVAFTLLAEPEINPNDQGEATPVQLQIVYMNEDSIFASLDQDQIIEEDCDLKKLLKRNYIDHQDYTLLPDQYKPLDLIELDKKNKYIGIIAYYSDVNITQWKKVLKINGIGRHYNLLVHIKENEIEFRKEEEQ, translated from the coding sequence ATGTCGATAAAAACACTCATGGCTTATCTCTTTCTTATTTTTGCAAGCACTCAACTTAGTGGGTGTAGTGGCCCGATTGAAGCAATATCAAAAATAGGCAAAGTCATGTGGGACCCTTCAACGCCTGTAGGAGCCGAAAAAGAACAACCGTCAGTCGTTGCATTCACATTATTAGCAGAGCCAGAAATTAATCCTAACGATCAAGGAGAGGCAACCCCTGTTCAATTACAAATTGTTTATATGAATGAAGATTCGATCTTTGCCTCTTTAGATCAAGACCAAATTATTGAAGAAGATTGTGATCTGAAAAAGCTATTAAAAAGAAATTATATCGATCATCAAGATTACACTCTTTTGCCTGATCAATATAAGCCTCTCGATCTCATTGAATTAGATAAAAAAAATAAATATATCGGGATCATTGCTTATTACTCTGATGTCAATATTACTCAATGGAAAAAAGTACTGAAAATCAATGGAATTGGTCGTCATTACAATCTACTAGTCCATATCAAAGAAAATGAAATTGAATTTAGAAAAGAAGAGGAACAATAA
- the tssK gene encoding type VI secretion system baseplate subunit TssK yields the protein MSTKNKVIWHEGLFIKPQHFQQQQRYQDYIIETLIKTYHAHYYGLGQLTLNTELLSLGRIGLKEAAGIMPDGTLFSIPQQDNLPSPIDISQLHEGSDNVVYLALPLQNSTVSEISHSHNGGNHLLARYSDVLTQVRDLHTENGDISQLNIAKLNPILKLGKTELDAYVMLPICKIREISADGSLILDKNFIPTCLNSRICPILSEFLAEVEGALFERGRQIAERIGSPGQQGIADVAEFMMLQLLNRAYPQFSHLSKQTVVHPEQLFRELLQFSGEIQTFTNGSRLPDKLPIYRHYDLASAFLPLIKSIRQALSVVLTPRAVPIPLQKQEHGIRVATIHDKQLLQSAEFIIAVRAQLPQEQLRRQFAQQAKVTSVNQIRDLVSVQMPGVGFIALSTAPRQLPYHSGYTYFRLDPQGESWADIQKYGNIAFHVSGQFPELDIQLWAIRSGTQYE from the coding sequence GTGTCAACAAAAAATAAAGTGATATGGCATGAAGGGTTGTTTATTAAACCTCAACATTTTCAGCAACAGCAACGTTATCAAGATTATATTATTGAAACGCTGATAAAAACCTATCACGCTCATTACTATGGCCTAGGCCAACTAACGCTAAATACTGAATTATTAAGTCTTGGTCGTATTGGACTGAAAGAAGCCGCCGGCATTATGCCTGATGGCACGCTATTTTCTATTCCACAACAAGATAATCTTCCTTCACCTATTGATATTTCACAACTTCATGAAGGCAGTGACAATGTTGTCTATTTAGCATTGCCATTACAAAACAGCACAGTTAGTGAAATTTCTCATTCCCATAATGGCGGCAATCATTTGTTAGCCCGTTATAGCGATGTGTTAACACAAGTACGTGATTTACATACTGAAAATGGAGACATTAGCCAGCTTAATATTGCGAAACTCAATCCTATCTTGAAATTAGGAAAAACAGAGTTAGACGCTTATGTAATGCTTCCGATTTGCAAAATAAGAGAAATCAGTGCTGATGGAAGTTTAATTCTAGATAAAAACTTCATTCCTACCTGCTTAAATTCAAGAATTTGCCCTATTTTATCGGAATTTTTAGCTGAAGTTGAAGGTGCATTATTTGAACGAGGCCGTCAAATAGCCGAACGAATAGGCTCTCCAGGTCAGCAAGGAATTGCCGATGTGGCTGAATTTATGATGTTACAGCTCCTTAATCGCGCTTATCCTCAATTTTCACATTTATCTAAACAGACAGTGGTCCATCCAGAACAGCTTTTCAGGGAACTATTACAATTTAGTGGCGAAATTCAAACATTTACTAATGGCTCTCGTTTGCCTGATAAATTGCCGATTTATCGTCACTATGATTTAGCATCAGCCTTTTTGCCCCTGATTAAATCCATTCGACAAGCATTAAGTGTTGTTCTAACACCAAGAGCAGTACCGATCCCATTACAAAAACAAGAGCATGGTATTCGAGTTGCGACAATTCATGATAAGCAACTTCTACAAAGTGCTGAATTTATTATTGCAGTGCGCGCTCAGTTACCTCAAGAGCAACTACGCCGACAATTTGCACAACAGGCTAAAGTGACTTCAGTGAATCAAATCCGTGATTTAGTCAGTGTTCAGATGCCTGGTGTTGGTTTTATTGCTTTATCAACTGCACCTCGTCAATTGCCTTATCACTCAGGCTATACCTATTTCCGCTTAGATCCGCAAGGCGAGTCTTGGGCTGATATACAAAAATACGGAAATATTGCATTTCACGTATCAGGGCAATTCCCTGAACTTGATATTCAACTTTGGGCAATAAGAAGTGGAACGCAATATGAGTGA
- the icmH gene encoding type IVB secretion system protein IcmH/DotU gives MSDQSLIQEIAEKKVGHKSYQLPLRGNNINPMIDAATPLLGMVIRMKSMSATPLSDKLFQQVVTDIQAIEQQLQTHGYEPGAIVSFRYVLCTFIDEAALELGWDQDNDWVKQSLLVHFHNESWGGEKVFVLIERLLGEPKRYLDLLEFIYLCLCLGYRGRYKVSNGYGDDFNKLLRQLQKQIQQLKDDPQSVILYKENGNKSHQYRLGQRFGVRYIAIGSLIFATIIYTVYASRLRHQTLNILEQLNTLLS, from the coding sequence ATGAGTGATCAATCATTAATCCAAGAGATCGCTGAAAAAAAAGTAGGTCATAAATCATATCAATTGCCATTACGCGGTAACAACATTAACCCAATGATTGATGCCGCAACGCCATTATTGGGCATGGTAATTAGAATGAAATCAATGTCTGCAACGCCACTATCAGACAAACTTTTTCAGCAAGTTGTGACTGATATTCAAGCCATTGAGCAACAACTTCAAACTCACGGCTATGAACCGGGCGCGATTGTTTCATTTCGTTATGTGTTATGCACATTTATTGATGAGGCGGCATTAGAGTTAGGTTGGGATCAAGATAACGATTGGGTAAAACAATCCTTACTCGTTCATTTCCACAATGAATCTTGGGGTGGCGAAAAAGTTTTCGTATTAATTGAGCGCTTATTAGGTGAGCCAAAACGCTACCTCGATTTATTAGAGTTTATTTATCTGTGCTTATGCCTTGGTTATCGCGGTCGCTATAAAGTCAGCAATGGCTATGGGGATGACTTTAATAAATTACTTCGTCAACTTCAAAAACAAATCCAACAACTTAAAGACGATCCTCAGTCTGTTATTTTATATAAAGAAAATGGAAATAAATCACATCAATACCGCTTAGGACAACGCTTTGGCGTTCGTTATATCGCCATTGGCTCATTGATCTTCGCCACCATTATTTACACTGTTTATGCTTCTAGATTGAGACATCAAACTCTCAATATTTTGGAACAGCTTAATACTCTTCTTAGCTAG